Below is a genomic region from Ammonifex degensii KC4.
CTCAAAAACAACGATCTTTTCTTGGTTTCTTTGCCCGATAGTTCCATACCCGCCGGGTATCCTGGAGGCTTAGGGCTTTACTTCCGGGATACCCGTTTTCTTAGTCGCCACGAACTTTTCATCAATGGACGGGAACCTGTACTTCTCTCTTCTGGAGTGCGCTTCAGCCACTTCTGCCAGTGCGATCTCACCAACCCGGAGCTGCGAGACGAAAAAGGAGCCGTCTTGGCTCCCATGGAGTCGCTTCACCTGCGGCTCCTGCGCTTTCTCAATGGCTCCCTTTACCAGCGCTTACGGGTGACCAACTACGGCTACAATAAAGTGGCTTTGACCCTAACTTTGAAACTAGGTGCCGACTTCCGGGACATATTCGAGCTACGCGGCGTACCTCGGCGGAGCCGGGGTACGCTCCTCCCCTTCTGCACCGGCCGGGAAGGCTTGGTTTTTCGCTACCGGGGGCTTGATGAACTCACCCGGCGTACCACCGTCATCTGGGATCCCCCTCCCGCCGACATATTCGCCGAAGGGGACGACGTAGTTCTGACTTATAGGTTCGAGCTTGAGCCTAAAGAGCGGGTGTACTTTTACTGGCGGATAATGCCGGAGATAGAGACCGTACCGGAAAGCCTTATCATCGTAAAAGAAGGAGATCTGCGCTCGGCCTTTACCCGGCTGGCCGCCCAGCAAAAAAAAGCTTACTATCAGTGGTACGAGAGCTGTACGCGGCTAGAAAGTGACCGCCCGCGCATAAACCAGATGTTCAACCAAGCCCTTTCCGACCTCTGGATCCTGCAAACCCGCTACCCCGAAGGCACGGGCATAGACGCCGGCATCCCCTGGTACGCCACCCTCTTTGGCCGCGACGCCCTCATCACTGCCTGGCAGACTCTCGCCATCAACCCCGACCTGGCACGGGAAACCCTGCGCCTGCTCGCTCACTACCAGGGCAAGACCGTGGATCCCGTCCGGGAGGAAGAGCCGGGCAAGATTATCCACGAGATAAGAAGGGGAGAAATGGCCAACTGCCGGGAGATACTCCACACCCCCTACTACGGTTCCATTGACTCTACCTTGTGGTTCATCATTGTTCTGGGCGACTACATAATCTGGACCAAGGATCTAACCTTCCTGGAGGAGATGCGCCCTGCACTGGAGGCAGCTCTGGAGTGGTGCTACAAGTACGGCGACAAGGACGGCGATGGCTACATCGAGTACGAGGGGAGCAAGTACGGGGGGCTGCAGAACCAGGGCTGGAAGGACTCGTGGGACGGGGTACCCGATCCGGAAGGGAAGCCGGTAAAACCGCCCATCGCCCTGGTGGAAGTCCAGGGGTACCTCTACGCCGCTTACCGGCGGGCTTCCCACCTCTTTAACCTGCTCAAAGAGCGGGAAAAGGCCAACTTTTACGCCCGCAAAGCTACCGAGCTACGCCGGCGCTTTCTCAAGGACTTCTGGGTCAAAAAAGGCAACTACCTGGGGTTGGCGCTCGACGGGGATAAGCGCCTCATCCCCACCGTAGCCTCCAACATGGGGCAGGTGCTCTTCACCGGAATTCTACCGCCGCAAAAGGCCAGGCAGGTAGCAGACCGCCTCTTCGCCCGCGATATGTTCTCCGGCTGGGGTATCAGAACCTTGAGCCGCCGGGAAAAAGCCTACAACCCTATAAGCTACCACAACGGCTCCGTCTGGCCGCACGATAACAGCATTATCGCCGTGGGCCTCAGGCGCTACGGCTTCCTCAAAGAACTGGAGGAACTTGCCTCCTCTCTCTACGACGCCGCCTTGCGCTT
It encodes:
- a CDS encoding amylo-alpha-1,6-glucosidase, whose amino-acid sequence is MQLEDSLRIAPASTPGVTEVLKNNDLFLVSLPDSSIPAGYPGGLGLYFRDTRFLSRHELFINGREPVLLSSGVRFSHFCQCDLTNPELRDEKGAVLAPMESLHLRLLRFLNGSLYQRLRVTNYGYNKVALTLTLKLGADFRDIFELRGVPRRSRGTLLPFCTGREGLVFRYRGLDELTRRTTVIWDPPPADIFAEGDDVVLTYRFELEPKERVYFYWRIMPEIETVPESLIIVKEGDLRSAFTRLAAQQKKAYYQWYESCTRLESDRPRINQMFNQALSDLWILQTRYPEGTGIDAGIPWYATLFGRDALITAWQTLAINPDLARETLRLLAHYQGKTVDPVREEEPGKIIHEIRRGEMANCREILHTPYYGSIDSTLWFIIVLGDYIIWTKDLTFLEEMRPALEAALEWCYKYGDKDGDGYIEYEGSKYGGLQNQGWKDSWDGVPDPEGKPVKPPIALVEVQGYLYAAYRRASHLFNLLKEREKANFYARKATELRRRFLKDFWVKKGNYLGLALDGDKRLIPTVASNMGQVLFTGILPPQKARQVADRLFARDMFSGWGIRTLSRREKAYNPISYHNGSVWPHDNSIIAVGLRRYGFLKELEELASSLYDAALRFPYFRLPELFCGFDRRPFASPIRYPVACEPQAWATGSIFLLLQACLGLKCTPEGLLIQSPLLPAGIQELYLCGLRVQGAKVGLEFVRRNGHILCFPTRREGDLKITIET